In one Dermatophilaceae bacterium Sec6.4 genomic region, the following are encoded:
- a CDS encoding SPFH domain-containing protein: MFGYRVPRADQAMLISGGKGSGTQPFRVVTGHGAFIIPVFRKVQFLSLSLFEAEVEEPCVTRQGIALHVKAVIAAKIGSDNDSIVNAGQRFLSDQHQMSILTGRIFAGHLRSIIGSMTVEEIITERQKLATEVLEGSKEEMGRMGLMIDALQIQNIDDGGLGYIKAMAAPHNARIQQHAQIAQANANQASAEAEQQSLRMQSQFERDTAVTKAGYMAETQSAQANASTAGPLAEAQSQQQVLDARTVLAQRNAILRQQQLVAEVIKPAEAEAERVRILARADAEKVQIQAAAAASSNRVALDQALIEQLPQIVEKAAAGLAGANMTVLNGSDGLSDLVTGLAGQGLAIFNALKHDVGSEHDKEARSADGSAASTDDNTKRIEPRN, translated from the coding sequence ATGTTCGGGTATCGGGTTCCGCGTGCTGACCAGGCAATGCTCATCTCCGGCGGCAAGGGGTCCGGCACCCAACCATTCCGTGTCGTCACCGGCCACGGAGCATTCATCATCCCCGTCTTCCGTAAAGTGCAGTTTCTGAGCCTTTCGCTGTTCGAGGCCGAGGTGGAGGAGCCGTGCGTCACCAGGCAGGGCATCGCTCTGCACGTCAAGGCAGTCATCGCGGCGAAGATCGGCTCCGACAACGACTCGATCGTGAACGCAGGCCAACGGTTCCTGTCCGATCAGCACCAGATGTCGATCCTGACCGGACGCATCTTCGCCGGTCACCTACGCAGCATCATCGGATCGATGACCGTCGAAGAGATCATCACCGAGCGCCAGAAGCTCGCCACCGAGGTGCTCGAGGGCTCCAAGGAGGAAATGGGCCGGATGGGCCTGATGATCGACGCGCTGCAGATCCAGAACATCGATGACGGCGGGCTCGGCTACATCAAGGCGATGGCTGCGCCGCACAACGCGCGCATTCAGCAGCACGCTCAGATCGCGCAGGCCAACGCCAACCAGGCGTCTGCGGAGGCCGAGCAGCAGTCGCTGCGGATGCAGTCGCAGTTCGAGCGCGACACGGCGGTGACCAAGGCCGGCTACATGGCAGAGACCCAGTCCGCCCAGGCGAACGCGTCCACTGCGGGTCCGTTGGCAGAGGCACAGTCGCAGCAGCAGGTCCTGGATGCTCGCACGGTGCTGGCCCAACGCAACGCCATCCTGCGCCAACAGCAGTTGGTCGCCGAAGTGATCAAGCCTGCTGAGGCCGAGGCCGAACGGGTCCGCATCCTCGCGCGGGCCGATGCGGAGAAGGTGCAGATCCAGGCGGCTGCTGCGGCGTCCAGTAACCGGGTTGCGCTCGACCAGGCGTTGATCGAACAGTTGCCTCAGATCGTGGAGAAGGCTGCGGCGGGCCTGGCCGGCGCCAACATGACGGTCCTGAACGGTTCGGACGGGCTGTCGGATCTGGTCACCGGCCTCGCCGGTCAGGGCCTCGCCATCTTCAACGCGCTGAAGCACGATGTCGGCTCCGAGCATGACAAGGAAGCCCGGTCGGCCGACGGCAGCGCAGCCTCCACCGATGACAACACCAAGCGCATCGAGCCCCGCAACTGA
- a CDS encoding aspartate kinase has product MSLVVQKYGGSSLADADSIKRVARRIVDTRKAGNQVCVVVSAMGDTTDDLLDLADAVSPAPPSRELDMLLTAGERMSMALVSMAIANLGDSARSFTGSQAGVITDDAHGKARIIDVTPGRIEAALAAGHIVIVAGFQGVSQGSNEITTLGRGGSDTTAVALAAALKADVCEIYTDVDGVYTADPRIVPTARKIDRISNEEMQEMAASGAKILMLRCVEYARRFGMPIHVRSSFGHSEGTWVIDPNATSSSTVNDSEGAPVEDPIIAGVAHDRSEAKITVVGVSDSPGMAAQIFQAIAAAQINIDMIVQNVSALATGRTDVSFTLPKTDGQRAVQVLQAAKGHIGFDSLQYDDQIGKLSLVGSGMRSHPGVSATFFQALADNGINIEMISTSEIRVSVITRDDQLDDAVRAVHTAFGLDGSEGETAVVHGGSGR; this is encoded by the coding sequence GTGAGTCTCGTGGTCCAGAAGTATGGCGGTTCCTCCCTCGCCGACGCCGACAGCATCAAGCGTGTCGCGCGTCGCATCGTTGATACCCGTAAGGCGGGAAATCAGGTGTGCGTGGTGGTTTCAGCGATGGGTGACACCACCGATGACCTGCTGGATCTGGCCGATGCGGTCTCCCCGGCCCCGCCATCGCGCGAATTGGACATGCTGCTGACCGCCGGTGAGCGGATGTCGATGGCCCTGGTCTCGATGGCCATCGCCAACCTCGGCGACTCGGCGCGATCCTTCACCGGGTCCCAGGCGGGGGTCATCACCGACGATGCGCACGGCAAAGCCCGCATCATCGATGTCACGCCGGGACGGATCGAGGCGGCGCTCGCAGCCGGTCACATCGTGATCGTGGCCGGATTCCAGGGCGTCAGCCAGGGCAGCAACGAAATCACCACACTGGGTCGCGGTGGTTCGGACACGACGGCCGTCGCCCTCGCTGCCGCGCTCAAAGCCGATGTGTGCGAGATCTACACCGATGTCGACGGTGTCTACACCGCCGATCCGCGGATCGTGCCTACTGCCCGCAAGATCGACCGCATCAGTAACGAAGAGATGCAGGAGATGGCTGCCTCCGGTGCCAAGATCCTGATGCTGCGGTGCGTGGAGTACGCCCGCCGGTTCGGGATGCCGATCCACGTGCGGTCCTCGTTCGGCCATAGCGAAGGCACCTGGGTCATCGACCCGAACGCCACCTCGAGCAGCACCGTCAACGATTCCGAAGGAGCACCCGTGGAAGACCCGATCATCGCCGGCGTCGCGCACGACCGTAGCGAGGCCAAGATCACCGTCGTCGGAGTGAGTGACTCCCCGGGTATGGCTGCCCAGATCTTCCAGGCCATCGCCGCAGCCCAGATCAATATCGACATGATCGTGCAGAACGTGTCCGCGCTGGCGACCGGTCGTACCGATGTGTCGTTCACCCTGCCGAAGACGGACGGCCAGCGTGCCGTCCAGGTCCTGCAGGCTGCCAAGGGGCACATCGGGTTCGACTCGCTGCAGTACGACGATCAGATTGGCAAACTCTCCCTCGTCGGCTCCGGTATGCGCAGCCACCCCGGTGTGAGCGCAACGTTCTTCCAGGCGTTGGCCGACAACGGGATCAACATCGAGATGATCTCCACCTCCGAGATCCGGGTTTCGGTGATCACCCGTGATGACCAGCTCGACGACGCGGTACGCGCAGTGCACACTGCGTTCGGGTTGGACGGCAGCGAGGGAGAGACGGCCGTGGTCCACGGAGGGAGCGGACGATGA
- a CDS encoding aspartate-semialdehyde dehydrogenase yields MTQNRATLAVVGATGLVGQALLQLLPTGRDVWGEVRLVASSRSAGNTVRDVPVHELSDQVFVGVDVAVFAVPYDVAREWGPRAVAAGAVVVDSSGAFEEEPGVPLVVPELNPAAAKRYAGGGGVIASPTATTLTMVNMLASLHRRWRLQEVIISTYQAVSDAGSVGVQRLYDEVDELGGDRSVGQYPGDVRRKLSDVSGESPFPGPIAFNVVPWVGGKGDGRSSQEELEVRRELRELLEAPTLRVATTCVQVPVTTSHSMTVHATFEQRVHRAEIVDALTQDANSVVVLDDPETGEWPTPADVVGADPVFVGRIRQLEDFPRSVDLFVCGDNLRKGSALNLLEIAELVVS; encoded by the coding sequence ATGACGCAGAATCGCGCGACGTTGGCGGTCGTCGGGGCTACCGGACTGGTCGGTCAGGCACTGTTGCAGCTCTTACCGACCGGTCGTGACGTATGGGGTGAGGTGCGGCTGGTGGCATCATCACGTTCGGCGGGCAACACCGTGCGCGACGTTCCTGTGCACGAGCTGAGTGACCAGGTGTTCGTGGGCGTCGATGTCGCAGTGTTCGCGGTGCCGTACGACGTCGCCCGCGAGTGGGGGCCGCGCGCAGTCGCGGCCGGGGCGGTCGTCGTCGACAGCTCGGGTGCCTTCGAGGAGGAACCGGGCGTGCCCCTGGTGGTTCCCGAGCTCAATCCGGCAGCCGCGAAACGGTACGCAGGGGGCGGGGGAGTCATCGCCAGCCCGACCGCCACGACGTTGACGATGGTGAACATGCTCGCCTCCCTACACCGTCGATGGCGGCTGCAGGAAGTGATCATCTCGACCTATCAGGCGGTATCGGACGCCGGATCGGTCGGCGTGCAACGGCTGTACGACGAAGTGGACGAGCTCGGCGGAGACCGCAGCGTGGGTCAGTATCCTGGCGATGTCCGCCGCAAGTTGTCCGACGTCTCCGGCGAGAGTCCGTTCCCCGGCCCGATTGCCTTCAATGTCGTGCCGTGGGTCGGCGGCAAGGGAGACGGTCGCTCCTCGCAGGAGGAGCTGGAGGTACGCCGTGAGCTGCGTGAGCTCCTTGAGGCGCCGACGCTGAGGGTCGCGACGACCTGTGTGCAGGTGCCGGTCACGACATCACATTCGATGACGGTGCACGCCACGTTCGAGCAGCGTGTGCACCGCGCGGAGATCGTCGATGCGCTTACCCAGGATGCGAACTCGGTGGTGGTGCTGGACGACCCGGAGACGGGGGAGTGGCCGACCCCGGCCGATGTCGTGGGCGCTGACCCGGTTTTCGTCGGCCGTATCCGGCAGCTGGAGGACTTCCCCCGTTCGGTAGACCTTTTCGTGTGTGGTGACAACCTGCGTAAGGGCTCCGCGCTGAACCTGCTGGAGATTGCAGAGCTTGTGGTCTCCTGA
- a CDS encoding aspartate-semialdehyde dehydrogenase, which produces MNDGLQVGVVGATGQVGAVVLDLLAQRDFPVASLRLFASQRSAGKIITWCGDDYTVEDAATADPSGLDIAIFSAGGSTSAALAPKFTAAGVTVIDNSSAWRRDPDVPLVVSEVNPGRIADPPKGIIANPNCTTMAAMPVLKPLSDEAGLRRLTVATYQAVSGSGLAGVRELAGQVRQGVAAGAIEALALDGAAVAVGPPDIYVAPIAYNVVPMAGSVVDDGSLETDEEQKLRNESRKILELPDLLVSGTCVRVPVFTGHSLAIHAEFERPITAARAAEILGDAPGVVVTDVPTPLQAAGKDASYVGRIRQDQSVEGEHGLVFFVSGDNLRKGAALNTVQIAEVIASSR; this is translated from the coding sequence ATGAATGACGGACTGCAGGTCGGTGTCGTCGGAGCAACCGGCCAGGTCGGTGCCGTCGTCCTGGATCTGCTGGCACAGCGTGACTTCCCGGTTGCGTCCTTGCGGCTGTTCGCCTCTCAGCGTTCGGCAGGCAAAATCATCACCTGGTGCGGCGACGACTACACCGTGGAGGATGCGGCGACCGCAGACCCGAGCGGTCTGGACATTGCCATTTTCTCCGCCGGTGGATCGACCTCAGCGGCACTCGCGCCGAAGTTCACTGCTGCGGGCGTGACCGTCATCGACAATTCCTCGGCCTGGCGCCGTGACCCCGACGTACCGTTGGTGGTCAGCGAGGTGAACCCGGGTCGGATCGCCGACCCGCCCAAGGGCATCATCGCCAACCCCAACTGCACGACGATGGCCGCGATGCCGGTGTTGAAGCCGTTGTCCGACGAAGCCGGACTACGGCGCCTGACCGTCGCCACCTACCAGGCAGTCTCCGGTTCGGGGCTCGCCGGTGTGCGCGAGCTCGCGGGCCAGGTGCGGCAGGGAGTAGCGGCAGGCGCCATCGAAGCTCTCGCGCTGGACGGCGCAGCCGTAGCGGTCGGGCCACCCGACATCTACGTCGCGCCCATTGCCTACAACGTGGTGCCGATGGCCGGATCGGTCGTTGACGACGGTTCGCTGGAGACCGACGAAGAGCAGAAGCTACGCAACGAGTCGCGCAAGATCCTGGAACTGCCCGATCTGCTGGTGTCCGGCACCTGCGTGCGGGTTCCGGTGTTCACCGGTCATTCCCTCGCGATCCACGCCGAGTTCGAACGACCCATCACGGCCGCGCGGGCAGCCGAAATCCTCGGTGATGCACCCGGGGTCGTCGTGACCGACGTGCCCACGCCGTTGCAGGCGGCGGGCAAGGATGCGTCATACGTCGGGCGTATCCGGCAGGATCAGTCGGTGGAGGGCGAGCACGGGCTCGTCTTCTTCGTGTCCGGCGATAATCTCCGCAAGGGGGCGGCGCTGAACACGGTGCAGATCGCGGAGGTCATCGCCTCCAGTCGCTGA
- a CDS encoding penicillin-binding transpeptidase domain-containing protein, whose amino-acid sequence MTHRSVPRDTPSTATRRVVLSAGLALPAAVLAACSGSGSTDDGSAEAATALATALQSGRFAGSPVSAQGVDASFAAVTRGLGATAHTVRVTTVVADPAKTTTNGKLVSLMTTWAVHGRQWSYAHKVAISPVEKDAAGRKWSTPWAPSLVHPDLHTGEHLTAVAVAVDRGDITDGAGAPIVKYRPVYRVGIDKTKVGAAGQQVAATKLATLVGIDAPAYAKQVAAGGPAAFVEAIVLRTETVPDAKAAQIRAIPGAVLLNDRRPLASSSIFARAILGTVGPATADSVKATATSRNPVSGADMVGSGGLQGRYDAQLRGAPTLRINAVLPGADGPQSTRVLTSLGGTAPVPLRTTLRQDLQGVAEQLLKAQRSASALVAIRPSSGEILVAASGAGSNGYNTAFLGRYAPGSTFKVVSSLALLRAGLKITDTVDCTPTISVQGRIVKNFPDYPKDKLGRIPFKTAIANSCNTVMIRGADRATQASLAVAAESLGLTQPSGDGSFFGSVPPGDTGGNHQVSMIGQGRVLASPLGMATVAASVAHGSRVSPYLVPTDKPAAPKAPATPLTSAEAASLQALMRGVVTEGGAAGLKSMPGAPVLAKTGTAEYGTDTPPQTHSWMIAVQGDLALAVFVETGGYGGVTCLPIVQSFLTAAATG is encoded by the coding sequence ATGACCCACCGATCTGTGCCGCGGGATACCCCATCGACAGCCACCCGTCGGGTTGTCCTGTCGGCCGGTTTGGCGCTACCTGCCGCAGTATTGGCTGCCTGCAGCGGGTCTGGATCAACGGATGACGGCAGTGCCGAGGCGGCCACTGCGCTGGCCACAGCGCTGCAATCGGGCCGTTTTGCAGGTAGTCCGGTCTCGGCGCAGGGTGTCGATGCCTCTTTCGCGGCGGTCACCAGGGGACTGGGGGCGACGGCGCACACCGTGCGGGTGACCACAGTGGTCGCCGACCCGGCGAAGACCACCACGAACGGCAAACTGGTCTCGTTGATGACGACCTGGGCAGTGCATGGCCGGCAGTGGAGCTACGCCCACAAGGTTGCGATATCGCCAGTGGAGAAGGACGCGGCGGGCAGGAAGTGGAGTACGCCCTGGGCGCCGTCGCTGGTGCATCCTGATCTGCACACCGGCGAGCACCTCACCGCGGTTGCCGTGGCTGTCGACCGTGGCGATATCACCGACGGGGCAGGTGCGCCCATCGTGAAATACCGGCCCGTCTACCGGGTCGGGATCGACAAGACGAAGGTTGGCGCCGCCGGGCAACAGGTTGCGGCGACGAAATTGGCGACGCTGGTAGGAATTGATGCGCCTGCCTACGCGAAGCAGGTCGCTGCCGGAGGTCCGGCGGCCTTCGTCGAGGCGATCGTGTTGCGCACCGAGACCGTTCCCGACGCGAAAGCCGCCCAGATCAGGGCGATACCGGGCGCGGTACTGCTGAACGACCGGCGGCCGCTCGCATCCTCATCGATTTTCGCGCGGGCGATCCTCGGCACGGTGGGCCCGGCGACCGCCGATTCGGTCAAGGCGACTGCCACGAGCAGAAATCCGGTGTCCGGGGCCGACATGGTCGGGTCCGGGGGTCTGCAGGGTAGGTACGACGCACAGTTGCGGGGTGCGCCGACCCTGCGGATCAACGCGGTGCTGCCCGGCGCGGACGGGCCCCAGTCGACGCGAGTGCTCACCAGTCTCGGCGGGACCGCCCCGGTGCCACTGCGCACAACGCTGCGCCAGGATCTGCAGGGCGTCGCGGAGCAGCTGCTCAAGGCGCAGCGAAGCGCGTCGGCACTGGTCGCGATCCGCCCGTCCAGCGGCGAGATCCTCGTGGCGGCCTCGGGCGCGGGATCCAACGGATACAACACCGCATTCCTCGGCAGATACGCGCCGGGCTCGACCTTCAAGGTCGTGTCCTCGCTCGCTCTGCTGCGCGCCGGACTGAAGATCACCGACACCGTCGACTGCACCCCGACCATTTCGGTGCAGGGCCGGATCGTGAAGAACTTTCCGGACTACCCCAAGGACAAGTTGGGCAGAATTCCGTTCAAGACGGCGATCGCCAATTCATGCAACACGGTGATGATCCGCGGAGCCGACCGGGCGACACAGGCCTCCCTCGCTGTGGCAGCCGAGTCCTTGGGCCTGACCCAGCCATCGGGCGACGGCTCGTTCTTCGGCAGTGTGCCGCCCGGAGACACCGGCGGCAACCATCAGGTCTCGATGATCGGTCAGGGCCGGGTGCTCGCCTCCCCGCTGGGAATGGCGACCGTGGCGGCCTCGGTCGCGCACGGCAGCCGGGTGTCGCCCTACCTGGTGCCCACCGACAAGCCGGCAGCCCCCAAGGCACCGGCAACACCACTGACCAGCGCCGAAGCTGCCTCGTTGCAGGCGCTGATGAGAGGCGTCGTGACCGAGGGCGGCGCCGCCGGTCTGAAGTCGATGCCCGGTGCGCCGGTGCTGGCCAAGACGGGCACTGCGGAGTACGGCACAGATACCCCGCCGCAGACCCACTCCTGGATGATTGCCGTGCAGGGCGATCTGGCGCTCGCGGTGTTCGTCGAAACGGGCGGGTACGGCGGGGTGACCTGTCTGCCGATCGTGCAGAGCTTCCTGACGGCCGCTGCCACCGGCTGA
- a CDS encoding ABC transporter substrate-binding protein/permease, translating into MNAVRPQAAQVPKVLKVGTEGTYPPFDFEKSGKLTGFDVEVVREIARRLGVQVQFVQVPFDSLFAALQAGRIDMVADQITVNPKRQAIYDLSTPYVDTTGVVVTRKGEKGITSLADIKGRLAAESSTSNWGDVARKAGARTKTVEQLNLAMDLLSQGRVDVVVNDKLAVQNYLTTSGAKDFKIVAETPDKSQSAFAARKGSGFMPQIDAQIAAMKKDGSLQKIYDTYFKAASTKVSSWDTVRSNLVPMLRGLITGTLPLTAISFVAGLIIALGVAVARMSTRAAASALARLYISIIRGTPLLVQLFIIFYGLPQLGVKFPAFLAAAIAFSLNVGGYAAEIIRSAVESIPRGQWEAATTIGMNYRTALRRVILPQAARTAVPPLSNELISLVKDTSLASTILVTELLRKAQDAAAPTFDYLQLYGVAALYYWIVCVVLAFGQDRLEGRLNRFVAQ; encoded by the coding sequence GTGAATGCAGTTCGTCCGCAGGCGGCCCAGGTGCCCAAGGTGTTGAAAGTCGGCACCGAGGGCACCTATCCGCCGTTCGACTTCGAGAAGAGCGGCAAGCTCACCGGCTTCGATGTAGAGGTCGTGCGGGAGATCGCCAGACGGCTCGGCGTGCAGGTGCAGTTCGTGCAGGTCCCGTTCGACAGCCTTTTCGCGGCGTTGCAGGCCGGTCGGATCGACATGGTCGCCGACCAGATCACCGTGAACCCCAAGCGGCAGGCCATCTACGACCTGTCCACACCGTACGTCGATACGACTGGCGTCGTGGTTACCCGCAAGGGCGAGAAGGGGATTACCTCGCTGGCCGACATCAAGGGCCGGCTCGCAGCCGAGAGCAGTACCAGCAACTGGGGCGATGTCGCGCGTAAGGCGGGCGCCCGTACCAAGACCGTCGAGCAACTCAACCTCGCGATGGATCTGCTGTCGCAGGGCCGGGTGGACGTGGTGGTCAACGACAAATTGGCGGTCCAGAACTACCTGACCACCAGCGGTGCCAAGGATTTCAAGATCGTTGCCGAGACTCCGGACAAGAGCCAGTCGGCATTCGCGGCACGCAAGGGCAGCGGGTTCATGCCGCAGATCGACGCGCAGATCGCGGCCATGAAGAAGGACGGCTCGCTGCAGAAGATCTACGACACCTACTTCAAAGCCGCATCCACCAAGGTCAGCAGCTGGGACACGGTCCGTAGCAATCTGGTGCCGATGCTGCGTGGGTTGATCACCGGCACTTTGCCGTTGACCGCGATCAGCTTCGTGGCCGGACTGATCATTGCCCTCGGTGTCGCGGTCGCCCGGATGTCCACCCGAGCGGCGGCCTCCGCGCTCGCACGGCTCTACATCTCGATCATCCGAGGCACTCCGCTGCTGGTGCAGTTGTTCATCATCTTCTACGGATTACCACAGCTGGGGGTGAAGTTCCCGGCGTTCCTGGCTGCCGCAATTGCCTTCAGCCTCAACGTCGGTGGCTACGCAGCCGAGATCATCCGATCGGCGGTCGAGAGCATCCCGCGTGGCCAGTGGGAAGCCGCGACGACGATCGGGATGAACTACCGCACTGCGTTGCGTCGGGTGATCCTGCCGCAAGCCGCGCGGACTGCGGTCCCACCCCTGTCCAACGAGCTGATCTCGCTGGTCAAGGACACCTCGCTGGCGTCGACGATTCTGGTGACCGAACTGCTGCGCAAGGCCCAGGACGCTGCCGCGCCGACGTTCGACTATCTGCAGCTGTACGGAGTCGCGGCCCTCTACTACTGGATCGTGTGTGTGGTGCTGGCATTCGGCCAGGACCGTCTTGAAGGGCGACTGAACAGGTTTGTGGCGCAATGA
- a CDS encoding acyl-CoA dehydrogenase family protein, whose product MTAHAALDKLTAVDSLLSEEERDLASMVRSFADDKLRPHLPQWYEAGEIPAREIAKELGALGVLGMHLDGYDCAGASATMYGLACQELEAADSGLRSLMSVQGSLAMTAIHRFGSEEQKQQWLPPMAAGSALGCFGLTEPDFGSDPGGMRTRAKRDGDDWVINGSKMWITNGTVADVAVVWAQTEEKIRGFVVPTDSKGFTATEVGHKLSLRASMTAGLSFEDLRLPGDAVLPEVSGLRGPLTCLSEARFGIIFGAMGAARDCLETALEYADSRIISGKPLSGYQLTQAKLADMTLELMKGQLLALHIGRMKDAGTLQPAQVSVGKLNSCREAIKIARECRTILAANGITTDYPVLRHANNLESVMTYEGTSEVHQLIIGQSLTGQAAFR is encoded by the coding sequence GTGACTGCCCACGCCGCCCTGGACAAGTTGACCGCCGTCGATTCCCTGCTGTCGGAGGAGGAACGCGACCTCGCCTCGATGGTGCGCTCCTTCGCCGACGACAAACTACGCCCGCATCTGCCGCAGTGGTACGAGGCCGGTGAGATCCCTGCCCGCGAGATCGCCAAGGAACTCGGCGCCCTCGGTGTGCTCGGGATGCACCTGGACGGGTACGACTGCGCAGGTGCCTCGGCCACGATGTACGGCCTCGCCTGCCAGGAGCTGGAGGCCGCCGACTCGGGCCTGCGCAGCCTGATGTCGGTGCAGGGATCGCTGGCGATGACCGCGATCCACCGCTTCGGCAGCGAAGAGCAGAAGCAGCAGTGGCTGCCCCCGATGGCCGCCGGTTCGGCGCTGGGTTGTTTCGGCCTGACCGAACCTGACTTCGGTTCCGACCCGGGCGGTATGCGCACGCGTGCCAAACGTGACGGAGACGATTGGGTCATCAACGGCTCCAAGATGTGGATCACCAACGGCACCGTCGCCGACGTGGCCGTCGTCTGGGCCCAGACGGAGGAAAAAATCCGCGGCTTCGTCGTACCGACCGACTCCAAGGGCTTCACCGCGACCGAGGTCGGTCACAAACTCTCGCTGCGCGCCTCGATGACCGCCGGGCTCTCCTTCGAGGACCTACGCCTACCCGGCGATGCCGTGCTGCCTGAGGTCTCGGGCCTACGTGGGCCGCTGACGTGCCTGTCCGAAGCGCGCTTCGGCATCATCTTCGGGGCGATGGGGGCCGCTCGCGACTGTCTGGAAACCGCCCTGGAGTACGCCGACTCGCGCATCATCTCCGGCAAACCGCTGTCGGGGTACCAGCTCACCCAGGCCAAACTCGCCGACATGACGCTGGAGTTGATGAAGGGCCAGCTGCTCGCGTTGCACATCGGACGGATGAAGGACGCAGGCACCCTGCAACCGGCTCAGGTCAGTGTCGGCAAGCTCAACAGCTGTCGTGAAGCAATCAAGATCGCCCGCGAATGCCGCACCATTCTGGCCGCGAACGGGATCACCACCGACTACCCGGTGCTGCGGCACGCCAACAACCTGGAGTCGGTGATGACCTACGAAGGCACCTCGGAGGTACACCAGCTCATCATCGGCCAGTCGCTAACCGGACAGGCCGCCTTCCGCTGA
- a CDS encoding amino acid ABC transporter ATP-binding protein, giving the protein MSRKTSSQQASTGQYTGDLVQVEGLRKSFGDNEVLSDISLSVGSGSVTVVLGPSGSGKTTLLRSLNALEIPDAGTVQIADTRVDFSSITPGRGGRLPKAQTRLIAQYRAHSGMVFQSHNLFPHRSVLENVTEGPIVVQRRPAQEARLEACELLAKVGLADQGDKHPFELSGGQQQRVGIARALALRPDLLLFDEPTSALDPELVGDVLEVMRDLADEGRTMVVVTHEVTFARQVADQVLFIDGGVVVESGPPEQVLTDPQHERTRAFLRRILEPL; this is encoded by the coding sequence ATGAGTAGAAAAACATCGAGCCAGCAGGCATCCACCGGTCAGTACACCGGTGACCTGGTACAGGTTGAGGGCCTGCGAAAATCATTCGGGGACAACGAGGTCCTCAGCGACATCTCTCTGAGCGTGGGCTCCGGGTCGGTCACCGTGGTGCTCGGTCCGTCGGGTTCGGGCAAGACCACCCTGCTGCGTTCCCTGAACGCGTTGGAGATCCCGGACGCGGGCACCGTACAGATTGCGGACACCCGCGTGGATTTCTCCTCGATCACACCGGGACGCGGCGGGCGACTGCCGAAGGCCCAGACCCGGTTGATCGCGCAGTACCGCGCGCACAGCGGGATGGTCTTCCAGAGTCACAACCTCTTCCCGCACCGGTCGGTGCTGGAAAACGTCACCGAGGGGCCGATCGTCGTACAGCGCCGCCCTGCGCAGGAGGCACGGCTCGAAGCATGCGAGCTGCTGGCGAAGGTGGGGCTCGCCGATCAGGGCGACAAGCACCCGTTCGAGCTGTCCGGGGGGCAGCAGCAACGCGTCGGTATCGCGCGTGCGCTCGCCCTGCGCCCGGACCTGCTGCTCTTCGATGAACCGACGTCGGCGTTGGACCCGGAACTGGTCGGAGACGTGCTGGAGGTGATGCGGGATCTGGCAGACGAAGGTCGCACGATGGTCGTGGTCACGCATGAGGTGACATTCGCGCGGCAGGTGGCCGATCAGGTGCTGTTCATCGACGGCGGGGTGGTGGTGGAGTCCGGCCCACCCGAGCAGGTACTCACTGATCCCCAGCATGAGCGCACCCGCGCATTCCTGCGCCGGATCCTCGAACCGCTCTGA